The DNA sequence ATCAAAAACGTCACCACCACCTTCGACAAGATCGCCGCCCATCCCCGATTCCGTTTCTTCGGCTGCGTCGAGCTGGGCCGCGACATCAGCGTGGACGATCTCCGGCGGCACTACCACCAGATCGTCTACTGCACGGGAGCTCAGACGGACCGGCGGATGGGCATTCCCGGCGAGGATTTCAAGAACAGTCACCCGGCCACCGAGTTCGTCGCCTGGTACAACGGGCACCCCGACTACCGCGACTGCCAGTTCGATCTGACGCAGGAACGCGTGGCCATCGTCGGCGTGGGCAACGTGGCCGTCGACGTGGCGCGGATCCTCTGTCGTTCGACGGAGGAGCTGGCGCGCACCGACATCGCCGAGGATGCCCTGGAGGCGCTCGCCCAGAGCCAGGTCAAGGAGGTCTACCTGCTGGGGCGTCGGGGACCGGCCCAGGCGGCCTTCACCAATCCGGAGATCAAGGAGCTCGGCGAGCTGCCCAACGCCGACCTGGTGGTCCGGGCCGACGAAGTCGAGCTCGATCCTGTCAGCCGGGCGGCCCTCGAGCGCGATCCGGACCGCGCGACCCGCAAGAAGATGGAGATCCTGCAAGAGTTCGCCCGCCGGCCGGCCACGGGGAAGCCCCGCCGGCTGATCGTGCGCTTTCTCGTGTCGCCGGTGGCCCTGCTCGGCGACGAGGTCGGGAGCGTCAGGGCGATCCGGCTGGTGAAGAACCGGCTGTATGCAACGGACACGGGGAGCCTGGTGGCCAAGCCCACCGACGAGTTCGAGGACCTGCCGGCCGGCCTGGTCTTCCGCTCGGTCGGTTACCGGGGCCTGCCGCTCGCGGACGTGCCGTTCCAGGACGCGACCGGCGTCGTCCCCAACGTGCGAGGCCGCGTCGTGGACCCGACCACGCGCCAGCCCCGGGTCGGGGAATACGTCGCCGGTTGGATCAAGCGCGGCCCCACCGGCGTGATCGGCACTAACAAACCGGACGCCGTGGAGACGGTCGCCTGCATGATGGAGGACCTCGGCCTGGGCCGGGTCCAGGCGCCCGCGGCGCCAGGCGCCGAGGCAGTGGAGCAGCTGGTGCGGGAACGGCAGATCGAGTGCGTGTCGTACGGCGACTGGCGACGGCTCGACGGGCTCGAGATCGCGCGGGGTCGGCCGCTCAGGCGCCCGCGCGTGAAGTTCACGCGCATCAAAGACAT is a window from the Candidatus Methylomirabilota bacterium genome containing:
- a CDS encoding FAD-dependent oxidoreductase → MTARPGTPERPLRVAIVGAGPAGYYAADALLRQDGVVVDVDMFDRLPTPYGLVRLGVAPDHQKIKNVTTTFDKIAAHPRFRFFGCVELGRDISVDDLRRHYHQIVYCTGAQTDRRMGIPGEDFKNSHPATEFVAWYNGHPDYRDCQFDLTQERVAIVGVGNVAVDVARILCRSTEELARTDIAEDALEALAQSQVKEVYLLGRRGPAQAAFTNPEIKELGELPNADLVVRADEVELDPVSRAALERDPDRATRKKMEILQEFARRPATGKPRRLIVRFLVSPVALLGDEVGSVRAIRLVKNRLYATDTGSLVAKPTDEFEDLPAGLVFRSVGYRGLPLADVPFQDATGVVPNVRGRVVDPTTRQPRVGEYVAGWIKRGPTGVIGTNKPDAVETVACMMEDLGLGRVQAPAAPGAEAVEQLVRERQIECVSYGDWRRLDGLEIARGRPLRRPRVKFTRIKDMLAALGR